The nucleotide window AAAGCGGGTCTCGGACTTGGTTTTgcacgctcgtcgctgttCAAGACCCTGTTTCCCTACACCTTGTTCTCTACACCTTGAATGTGTAAGTGTGAGCTCGGATTTGAGTACTATTAAGGCGCAGAACGTGCGCGGTTCTCCCCAGGAGCAGCTCATACATATCACTATGTCGTCGACAGCGGGAACTCGACGACCCCGCCAAATCACACCTACATCGCCCTCGCCCTCTCCTGAACCACAACCAGGTGCGACGAACGGCTCGTCTTCCACGATCAATGTCGCTGTTCCGTCCGCATCTGCACCTGCGCAAGTGGCGCCCTCACaggtagcagcagcagctgctacACCAGTAGACGCAGCAGAAGCTGTGCGTATCAATCTGGAAACGCGCGTGCGCTCCGTCGTCGACCTGCTCTACCAGCTCGCGGTTTGCTCTGCCGATGTACAGGAAGGCTCGCAGCACCTCGTTGCGAACAAAGTCAACGAATGCATCCAAGCTCTAGCAGCTCTCGATGCCACCAAGGACGAACTGCATAGAGCACACATGATGATTCCACAAGACGTcctcgagatgctcgatACGGGCAA belongs to Mycosarcoma maydis chromosome 3, whole genome shotgun sequence and includes:
- a CDS encoding mediator complex subunit NUT2 (related to NUT2 - subunit of the RNA polymerase II mediator complex) is translated as MSSTAGTRRPRQITPTSPSPSPEPQPGATNGSSSTINVAVPSASAPAQVAPSQVAAAAATPVDAAEAVRINLETRVRSVVDLLYQLAVCSADVQEGSQHLVANKVNECIQALAALDATKDELHRAHMMIPQDVLEMLDTGKNPDIHTRNFVNRLASENQYSYGQHRAVERYKATLDAALDQAFPELKAAQAESTETK